The Candidatus Methylacidithermus pantelleriae genome contains a region encoding:
- a CDS encoding amino acid permease: protein MPAPTGGKCETRLGSLWQRFFRLRHVPKSARSRDTPNPLRRVLGAPELIALGVGGIIGAGIYVLTGAVASQHAGPAVCLSFVLSGSSCALAALCYAELASMIPAAGSAYVYAYATMGEAMAWTIGWSLVLEYLFTVGLVSIGWSGYFSSLLRDIGILLPPEWTAPYGTHLVQLPGQGWVIATGELAQWLRGHGVHMEDLPQASGWVNVPAVAIVLSLSALLVLGIRESATLNTAIVLFKTGALLCFVAAAFRYLTTHPEVWHQNWDPFVPPNRGEFGQFGWSGVLRGAGMIFFAYLGFDVVSTAGQEAKNPQRDLPIGILGSLSLCTILYVLVAIALTGAVHYSRLAVPDPIAVGVEAIGARWLAPVVKLGAISGISSVILVFLLGQSRIFWAMAEDGLLPPHLARIHPRFQTPYVATVVSGVAGALLGAFCPILVLNELVSIGTLFAFILVCLGVLILRHTQPELPRPFRVPWVPWLPLAGVGICFLQMVSLPARAWARLILWLILGWALYLGYGIHRSKACQELPAPSPKSASPGA from the coding sequence ATGCCTGCACCCACTGGGGGAAAATGCGAGACCCGGTTGGGGTCTCTCTGGCAAAGGTTTTTTCGCCTGCGCCACGTTCCAAAATCGGCGCGGAGCCGGGACACGCCGAATCCCTTACGACGGGTGCTTGGAGCCCCCGAGCTTATCGCGCTCGGTGTGGGCGGGATCATCGGGGCAGGAATTTACGTTCTGACAGGGGCAGTCGCCAGCCAACACGCCGGCCCGGCGGTATGCCTCTCTTTTGTTTTATCCGGAAGTAGCTGCGCCCTGGCAGCGCTGTGTTATGCCGAGCTTGCGTCCATGATCCCCGCCGCAGGTAGCGCCTACGTGTACGCCTATGCAACTATGGGAGAGGCAATGGCTTGGACGATCGGGTGGAGCCTTGTGCTCGAGTATCTCTTTACGGTGGGGCTCGTTTCCATCGGATGGTCCGGTTATTTTAGCAGTCTTCTTCGGGACATCGGCATTTTGCTACCGCCCGAATGGACCGCCCCTTATGGGACTCACCTCGTTCAACTGCCTGGCCAAGGATGGGTGATCGCGACCGGAGAGCTTGCGCAATGGTTGCGCGGGCACGGAGTGCACATGGAGGACCTTCCACAAGCATCCGGATGGGTAAACGTGCCCGCCGTCGCCATTGTGCTCTCCCTTTCGGCTTTGCTCGTGCTGGGGATCCGGGAATCTGCAACCTTGAACACGGCGATTGTCCTTTTTAAGACCGGTGCACTTCTTTGTTTCGTGGCAGCCGCGTTCCGTTATCTCACTACCCATCCCGAGGTTTGGCATCAAAACTGGGATCCCTTTGTTCCTCCCAACCGGGGCGAGTTTGGCCAATTTGGTTGGAGCGGGGTCTTGCGCGGGGCAGGGATGATCTTTTTTGCGTACCTGGGTTTTGATGTCGTCTCTACTGCGGGGCAGGAAGCGAAAAACCCTCAAAGAGACCTTCCGATTGGAATCCTCGGAAGTCTTTCCCTTTGCACGATCCTCTACGTACTGGTAGCTATCGCATTGACCGGGGCGGTTCACTACTCGCGGTTGGCCGTCCCGGATCCCATTGCAGTAGGAGTGGAAGCCATAGGAGCTCGCTGGTTAGCCCCCGTTGTGAAGTTGGGAGCCATCAGCGGCATAAGTTCGGTCATTTTGGTTTTTCTTCTTGGCCAGTCGAGGATCTTTTGGGCAATGGCCGAAGATGGGCTTCTTCCACCGCATCTTGCCCGGATTCACCCCCGCTTTCAAACCCCCTACGTTGCGACTGTGGTGAGCGGAGTAGCAGGAGCCCTGCTGGGAGCCTTTTGTCCCATTCTTGTGCTCAACGAGCTTGTGAGTATCGGCACTCTTTTTGCCTTCATCCTCGTCTGCCTGGGAGTTCTCATCCTTCGGCACACCCAGCCGGAGCTCCCTCGCCCCTTTCGCGTCCCCTGGGTACCCTGGCTGCCGCTAGCTGGCGTTGGGATTTGTTTTCTCCAGATGGTTTCCCTTCCTGCGCGGGCCTGGGCAAGACTTATTTTGTGGCTCATTCTCGGGTGGGCCCTCTACCTAGGCTATGGAATCCACCGAAGCAAAGCCTGCCAAGAGCTTCCAGCCCCTAGTCCTAAATCGGCCTCTCCGGGTGCGTAA
- the sufD gene encoding Fe-S cluster assembly protein SufD encodes MEPQPILPQGGYPVWEVPPESYLNDPEYPPFWVAARRQAYQEFLSLPFPSGKDERWRFTSLHKIGLERFFVVDKPEQEAALQLRKEYQARKDNRWKLVHWGEEPLWRWPEPGQSSQVVFCPLLEAAQKFPQLVQPFFFREKTRLGGEKFAALTRLWCRNGCFLYVGERTTLADPLEIEIFSPHSPRAIFPYILIVVGRCASARVRIRLRGTEPEGGPAFCSLIQDQFVGSGGELRVSVLQDWPLGTVSLQMGSTVVDRDGRAITLHANLGASYARLENHSKLVGPGAQSLMLSATLARDGQEFDQRTFQEHVAGHTTSDLLYKNALADRSRTIFAGMIDVDPQAQATDAYQSNRNLLLSEEAEANTLPGLEIMANEVRCTHGATVGPLDPEELFYLRQRGIPLPLAKVLLVRGFLEEVLGRFGDGELTEEFLTLVEERLAQSQHPAKG; translated from the coding sequence ATGGAACCACAACCGATCCTTCCTCAAGGGGGTTACCCGGTCTGGGAAGTTCCTCCCGAGTCGTACTTGAACGACCCAGAGTACCCTCCTTTTTGGGTCGCAGCTCGTCGTCAAGCGTACCAAGAGTTTTTATCGCTCCCCTTCCCCAGCGGAAAGGATGAGCGCTGGCGTTTCACCAGCTTGCACAAAATTGGGTTGGAACGCTTTTTTGTGGTGGACAAGCCAGAGCAAGAGGCCGCCCTCCAGCTTCGAAAAGAATACCAAGCGCGCAAGGACAATCGGTGGAAGCTCGTCCATTGGGGAGAAGAACCTCTCTGGCGGTGGCCGGAGCCTGGCCAGTCGTCCCAGGTCGTTTTTTGTCCCCTGCTGGAAGCGGCCCAGAAGTTTCCTCAATTGGTTCAACCTTTTTTCTTTCGGGAAAAAACTCGTCTTGGGGGCGAAAAATTTGCGGCCCTCACCCGTCTGTGGTGTCGCAATGGGTGTTTCCTCTACGTGGGAGAACGGACAACCCTGGCAGATCCCCTGGAAATCGAGATCTTTTCCCCTCATTCCCCTAGGGCGATTTTCCCTTACATTCTTATCGTTGTAGGACGCTGTGCCTCCGCGCGAGTCCGGATCCGGCTCCGGGGGACAGAGCCAGAAGGGGGGCCTGCTTTTTGTTCCCTCATTCAAGATCAGTTTGTCGGAAGCGGAGGAGAACTTCGGGTTTCCGTCCTCCAGGATTGGCCATTGGGAACCGTTTCTCTCCAGATGGGGTCTACCGTGGTGGACCGGGATGGACGAGCAATCACCTTGCACGCAAACCTAGGGGCCAGTTACGCACGGTTGGAAAACCACAGCAAGCTTGTCGGCCCGGGAGCCCAGAGTCTTATGCTTTCGGCCACGCTAGCCCGAGACGGGCAGGAGTTTGACCAGCGGACATTCCAAGAACACGTAGCCGGTCACACGACGAGTGATCTTTTGTACAAAAATGCCCTCGCCGATCGGTCCCGAACGATTTTCGCCGGAATGATCGATGTTGACCCCCAGGCCCAGGCGACCGATGCCTATCAGTCCAACCGCAATCTTCTCTTAAGCGAGGAAGCGGAGGCCAATACCCTCCCGGGCCTGGAAATCATGGCAAATGAGGTCCGTTGTACCCATGGAGCAACCGTGGGGCCCCTGGATCCCGAAGAGCTTTTTTACCTGCGGCAACGTGGTATTCCTCTCCCTTTGGCCAAAGTTTTGCTTGTCCGAGGGTTTCTGGAAGAAGTGCTCGGACGGTTTGGTGACGGCGAGCTAACGGAAGAATTTCTGACGTTGGTGGAAGAGCGACTGGCCCAAAGCCAGCATCCGGCGAAGGGGTAG
- a CDS encoding sulfurtransferase: MSKGYAHPEALVETSWLAEHLHDPDIRVIESNEDVLLYDTGHIPGAVHIDWRRDLQDPVVRDYISPEAFAELCSRNGIAPETTCIFYGDKSNWWACYALWAFRLFGHQKVKILNGGRDKWIREGRPLTREKPSYPRTEYPVPKQRYDRDIRAFYEEVLEFSRNGGPLIDVRSPQEYRGELLHMPEYPQEGALRGGHIPGAKNVPWKTAVRDDGTFKSAEELQQIYQEQIGFSPDKETIVYCRIGERSSHTWFVLTYLLGLPKVRNYDGSWTEWGNKVRAPIER, encoded by the coding sequence ATGAGTAAAGGCTATGCCCATCCTGAAGCATTAGTCGAGACGTCCTGGCTTGCTGAACACCTGCACGATCCGGACATTCGGGTCATTGAAAGCAACGAGGACGTTCTTCTGTACGATACGGGACATATTCCTGGAGCCGTCCACATCGATTGGCGGCGGGATCTCCAGGATCCCGTGGTGCGGGATTACATTTCTCCGGAGGCTTTCGCGGAGCTTTGCTCGCGTAACGGGATCGCTCCGGAAACCACGTGTATTTTTTATGGGGATAAGTCCAACTGGTGGGCTTGCTATGCTTTGTGGGCTTTCCGTCTGTTTGGCCACCAGAAGGTCAAAATTCTCAATGGGGGGCGGGACAAGTGGATCCGGGAAGGGCGGCCTCTTACGCGCGAAAAGCCCAGCTATCCCAGAACCGAGTACCCTGTCCCCAAGCAACGCTACGACCGAGATATCCGGGCCTTTTATGAAGAGGTGTTGGAATTTTCTCGGAACGGAGGTCCGCTGATTGATGTGAGGAGCCCGCAAGAGTATCGGGGCGAACTTTTGCACATGCCCGAATATCCTCAGGAGGGGGCGCTACGTGGGGGTCATATCCCTGGGGCGAAAAATGTCCCTTGGAAAACAGCGGTCCGCGACGACGGAACCTTTAAGTCGGCTGAGGAACTCCAACAAATTTACCAAGAGCAAATCGGATTTTCTCCTGACAAAGAGACCATTGTTTATTGCCGCATCGGGGAGCGTTCCAGCCACACCTGGTTCGTTCTGACCTACCTCCTTGGGCTGCCTAAGGTGCGCAACTACGACGGATCCTGGACGGAATGGGGCAATAAGGTGCGGGCACCCATCGAACGGTAA
- a CDS encoding SufE family protein yields the protein MVEGVCSKEETNVYPKRLAQIVELFTPLSEEERCELLVAFADTASRYEPKEGERFDLEDVRKDEECTDTVGVFLRLDPEKKLSVRMRLGPAVQTLTKAMTSILCEGLEGATLEEILELSSDFVPKIVGGQLVRIRSQTVYYVLGRIRAACQVLARRRQALAATPS from the coding sequence ATGGTGGAAGGGGTTTGCTCGAAGGAAGAGACGAACGTCTACCCGAAGCGCCTAGCGCAGATTGTGGAGCTTTTTACGCCTCTTTCCGAAGAGGAACGGTGTGAGCTTTTGGTTGCCTTTGCCGATACGGCTTCTCGGTACGAACCGAAGGAAGGGGAGCGGTTTGATCTCGAGGATGTCCGCAAGGATGAGGAATGCACAGACACCGTCGGGGTTTTTCTTCGACTTGATCCGGAAAAGAAGCTGAGCGTGCGCATGCGTCTCGGGCCTGCGGTCCAAACCCTGACCAAAGCCATGACGTCGATTTTATGCGAGGGACTAGAGGGCGCGACTCTCGAGGAAATCCTAGAGCTTTCCAGCGATTTTGTCCCTAAAATTGTAGGGGGACAGCTCGTTCGCATTCGAAGCCAGACGGTTTATTACGTGCTGGGGAGGATTCGCGCAGCGTGCCAGGTTCTAGCTAGGAGACGACAGGCGTTGGCGGCAACCCCGAGCTAG
- the erpA gene encoding iron-sulfur cluster insertion protein ErpA — protein sequence MEKETENVQQGAPIEITERAAHKLAQLLAEEGNPELKWRLYVTGGGCSGLQYNFALDPGSRPGDAVIAQNGVTLLVDPRSLSVLVGSRIDFKEDLEGAQFTIDNPNAVRTCSCGSSFCV from the coding sequence ATGGAGAAAGAGACGGAAAATGTCCAGCAAGGTGCACCTATTGAAATTACTGAGCGAGCGGCTCACAAGCTTGCTCAGCTTCTTGCAGAGGAGGGTAACCCCGAGCTAAAGTGGCGCTTGTACGTGACCGGAGGAGGTTGCTCCGGCCTCCAGTATAACTTCGCTCTGGATCCAGGGAGTCGGCCGGGGGACGCGGTCATTGCCCAAAATGGAGTCACTTTGCTAGTCGATCCGCGAAGTCTTTCGGTACTGGTGGGCTCCCGGATTGATTTTAAGGAAGACCTTGAGGGAGCTCAATTTACGATTGATAATCCAAACGCGGTTCGCACGTGTAGTTGTGGGTCATCCTTCTGCGTATAA
- a CDS encoding HesB/IscA family protein, with protein MSTFQPIRIHLTDQAAERLKKFLGENALACAVRIGVCRSGCAGYSYKMQVTQEPVSSEEWVVEVKGIRLLIPKEFARWLDGLEIDYGRSGVNESFRFRNPHAKALCGCGESFSFE; from the coding sequence ATGTCTACCTTCCAACCCATCCGAATCCATCTGACCGACCAAGCCGCAGAACGACTGAAGAAATTTCTGGGCGAAAACGCTTTGGCATGCGCTGTGCGCATCGGGGTGTGCCGGAGTGGTTGCGCGGGTTATAGCTACAAAATGCAAGTCACCCAAGAACCGGTTTCCTCGGAGGAGTGGGTTGTAGAAGTGAAAGGGATTCGGCTGTTGATCCCGAAGGAATTTGCTCGCTGGCTGGATGGTCTGGAAATCGACTACGGGCGATCGGGAGTAAATGAGAGTTTTCGGTTCCGTAACCCCCATGCGAAAGCCTTATGTGGGTGTGGGGAAAGTTTTTCTTTTGAGTAA